The following proteins are co-located in the Tachysurus vachellii isolate PV-2020 chromosome 19, HZAU_Pvac_v1, whole genome shotgun sequence genome:
- the nsfl1c gene encoding NSFL1 cofactor p47, whose product MASRDDSVREFVAVTGVEEERARFFLESAGWDLQLALASFFEDGGDDDIVTLPQPESGLAPRSSGPSEHRVTSFRDLKHEDEEESDEEGQRFFAGGSERSGQQIVGPPKKKSTNEVVEDLFKGAKEHGAVPVDKAGKGHGESSRAKAFVGGGYRLGVAPDEESAFVAGERRSLGSSQDVHVVLKLWKTGFSLDDGELRNYNDPGNALFLESIRRGEIPLELRQRSRSGQVNLDMEDHRDEDFNKPKLAFKAFTGEGQKLGSATPELVSVPRMDLGNQAASEAQACASINLDESQPVTNIQIRLADGGRLVQKFNHTHRVSDIRQFVVNARPAMAATEFVLMTTFPNKELTDESQTLKEANLLNAVIVQRLK is encoded by the exons ATGGCGTCACGGGATGATTCGGTGAGGGAGTTTGTTGCAGTTACCGGTGTTGAGGAGGAGAGAGCCCGTTTTTTCCTCGAATCGGCTGGCTGGGATTTGCAG CTCGCCCTTGCCAGTTTCTTTGAGGACGGAGGAGATGATGATATTGTGACTCTTCCTCAGCCAGAAAGCGGCCTTGCGCCTCGATCCTCAGGACCAAG TGAACACAGAGTGACTTCCTTCAGAGACTTGAAgcatgaagatgaagaggagagtgatgaagaaggtcagag GTTCTTTGCTGGTGGTTCAGAACGCAGTGGTCAGCAGATTGTTGGTCCACCCAAGAAGAAGAGCACAAATGAGGTGGTTGAGGACTTGTTCAAGGGTGCTAAGGAGCACGGTGCTGTTCCAGTTGACAAAGCAGGCAAAGGACACGGAGAGTCTAGCAGAGCTAAG GCATTTGTAGGAGGAGGATATCGTCTGGGTGTAGCACCAGATGAGGAGTCTGCCTTTGTGGCTGGAGAGAGGAGATCCTTAGGCAGTTCTCAAGAT GTACATGTGGTGCTGAAGCTGTGGAAGACTGGATTCAGCCTTGACGATGGAGAGCTGAGAAACTACAACGATCCTGGGAATGCTCTCTTCCTGGAGTCCATCCGCAGGGG GGAGATCCCTCTGGAGCTGAGGCAGCGCTCTCGTAGTGGGCAGGTGAATCTGGATATGGAAGACCACAGGGATGAAGACTTCAACAAACCCAAGCTTGCCTTCAAGGCTTTTACTGGGGAGGGTCAGAAACTGGGCAG TGCCACTCCAGAATTGGTGTCTGTCCCTAGAATGGATCTGGGAAATCAGGCTGCGAGTGAGGCTCAGGCCTGTGCGTCTATCAACCTGGACGAGTCGCAGCCCGTCACCAACATACAGATCAGACTGGCTGATGGAGGACGACTGGTGCAGAAGTTTAACCACACCCACAG GGTCTCTGATATACGCCAGTTCGTGGTGAACGCTCGACCAGCCATGGCTGCAACAGAGTTTGTCCTCATGACGACTTTCCCCAACAAGGAGCTGACGGATGAGAGTCAGACGCTGAAAGAGGCCAACCTGCTGAACGCGGTCATTGTACAGCGGCTAAAGTGA
- the emp3b gene encoding epithelial membrane protein 3b, protein MAILLIFITLLHLFTMALLFIATMDKSWWVWSSTEKSDIWYNCRLDNETETWLCASLEETEWLQAVQVLMVLSAVFCSISFLIFLAQLFIMSKGGLFYLTGVCQAFAGLTTLTAILIYTLHNKEILQGPRKLSSGHFSYCFILAWLCVPLLMWSGIMYIYLRKRE, encoded by the exons ATGGCCATCCTACTTATTTTTATCACCCTGCTACATCTCTTCACAATGGCACTTCTGTTTATTGCCACCATGGACAAG TCATGGTGGGTGTGGAGCAGCACAGAGAAGTCAGACATCTGGTACAACTGCAGGCTAGACAATGAAACAGAGACGTGGCTTTGTGCTTCATTAGAAGAGACGG AGTGGCTTCAAGCTGTCCAAGTCCTGATGGTCTTATCTGCAGTCTTCTGCTctatttcatttcttattttccttgctcagcTTTTTATCATGTCAAAAGGAGGCCTCTTCTACCTTACAGGAGTCTGTCAAGCATTTGCAG GTCTCACAACATTGACTGCAATACTAATCTATACATTACACAACAAAGAAATCCTTCAGGGCCCCAGAAAGTTGAGCTCAGGACACTTTAGTTACTGCTTTATTTTGGCATGGTTGTGTGTGCCTTTGCTAATGTGGAGTGGAATCATGTACATTTACTTGCGCAAAAGGGAGTAG